Genomic window (Gemmatimonadota bacterium):
GTTTGCTGAAACGGGAGGGCATGGGTTTGGGTAAATTCTCGTGATAGCCGTTTCAAGTTGAAGCGCCGCGGTTGCCGGCCCTTCACCCATGCCCACCACTGTATAAGGGAGGATACAGATGACTGGGACCGATTCGTTTTCTGGTTCAATCTCCGGTCGCGGAGGCGTCGGCACCGCGTCCAGGCCGGCGCTGCTGGCGCTGGGATGTTGTGCGGCTTCAAGCTTGATCCTGTTCGCAAACTCACCGGCGTACGGTGCCGAAGAGGCCGCCGCCCTGGAAGAGATCGTCGTCACCGCCCAGAAACGCGAACAGAATCTGGCGGACGTCCCCGTCGCCATCACCGCGTTCACCTCACAATCCCTTCTGGAATCGGGGCTCGACGATGCCCGGGATCTGGCAGCGATCACGCCCGGATTTTTCGGTGTGGCCACCAATAGTTTCCTCGAGACCTTTTCCATCCGCGGCGTTTCCACCACCGATCTCGGGTTCGGTGGCGACCCGTCCGTCGCGATCTACAAGGACCACGTCTACCAGGGCCGCACCGGCGCATCGCTCGGACACTTCTACGACATGGAACGGGTGGAAGTGCTGAAGGGCCCCCAGGGGTTGCTGTTCGGCAGGAACTCCGGTGCGGGCACCATTCACCTCATCACGGCCAAGCCGGACCCGGAAAGCACCGGCGGCTACGCCCATGCCGGCGCGGGGGAACGGGGTGTGATCGAGTTCGACGGCGCGGTCAACCTGCCGCTTTCGGACAATGCCGCCCTGCGCATCGCGGCTTTTCATTCGGAGGAAGACGGCTGGATCGACAACCTGCAGGGCGGCAGCGAGCGGGGCGGCCACGACAATACCGGCGGCCGCGCCTCCATCGGTTTCGTCGGCGAGCGCGCATCGGTCACCGCCACGGTGGAATACGAGGAAAGGCAGACCTCCGGTACGCTCTATGCCCTGATCGACCCTGTTACGCGCGAGCCGTTCACCGGGGACATCTGGGCCATCGATTCCGAAGTGCTTGACGCCGATACGGACGAAAGCGACCTCTTGAGCCTGACGCTGCTGATCGAATACGACCTGGGGTTCGCCACCTTCAGTTCCATCACCGGCTTCAAGGACCACGAGTTCTATTACTTCGAGGATGTCGACGGCGTCCCGGACCGGTACATCAACTACATCCAGGACCAGTCCGGAGACTACCTCAGCCAGGAACTGCGCCTGGTGTCCGATGACAGCGGCGATTTCTCCTGGTTTCTCGGCGCCAGTGCCTACTGGGAAGACATCCACGCGGATTTCTCGAGCGCGAGCGACGAGGAAACCACCTGTTTCTACACCTTCGGCGACAGTTGCGCGGCCATCTACCCGTATTTCTACGGTTTCGAGTGGCCGGGCGGCACGGCCGACGGGTTGGTGCGGGAGTCCGGTGTCGGCCGGGGCGAGTACAACGGCTGGGCTTTGTACGGTGAAGCGACCTACCGCCTGAACGAACGGTTCGATGTGTCGCTGGGGCTTCGCTACAGCTACGACAAGAAGAAGTATGCCATGCAGGCGCCGTACGGCGACTCCTACCTTTCGCCAGTGGTGCTGCTGGGGTTCAACCTGCCGCAGGAACTCGAGGGTTCGGAGAACTGGGACGACCTGTCGCCGCGGGCCGTGCTGCGCTACAAGCCGAATGAAGACCTGACCCTGTACGCATCGTTCACGAAGGGGTTCAAGTCCGGGGGCTACGACAGTTTTGCCGTCACGGGTCTCGACCCCTACACCTTCGAGGTGATCCCCGGCGTCACCATGCTCAACCCGTTCGACCCGGAGAAGATCTACTCCTATGAAGCCGGC
Coding sequences:
- a CDS encoding TonB-dependent receptor, encoding MILFANSPAYGAEEAAALEEIVVTAQKREQNLADVPVAITAFTSQSLLESGLDDARDLAAITPGFFGVATNSFLETFSIRGVSTTDLGFGGDPSVAIYKDHVYQGRTGASLGHFYDMERVEVLKGPQGLLFGRNSGAGTIHLITAKPDPESTGGYAHAGAGERGVIEFDGAVNLPLSDNAALRIAAFHSEEDGWIDNLQGGSERGGHDNTGGRASIGFVGERASVTATVEYEERQTSGTLYALIDPVTREPFTGDIWAIDSEVLDADTDESDLLSLTLLIEYDLGFATFSSITGFKDHEFYYFEDVDGVPDRYINYIQDQSGDYLSQELRLVSDDSGDFSWFLGASAYWEDIHADFSSASDEETTCFYTFGDSCAAIYPYFYGFEWPGGTADGLVRESGVGRGEYNGWALYGEATYRLNERFDVSLGLRYSYDKKKYAMQAPYGDSYLSPVVLLGFNLPQELEGSENWDDLSPRAVLRYKPNEDLTLYASFTKGFKSGGYDSFAVTGLDPYTFEVIPGVTMLNPFDPEKIYSYEAGLKALLFDGTTQVDIAVFYYDYEDLQLGTFKGTLFEVDNVGTVEGYGVEAQLHSRPNRHVEFQLGVALSDTEADDVALDTCPGLDFVSLCNGNRLPSHPKETINAGLTLYYPMDPGEWFLGAQYIYVGSWFSDLNNEEVLREPSFNKLDVRAGFSHRNWMVWAYLENATDEQWYGATSDFFGDGTYPISFLQNRPRTVGVRLLYEF